From one Enterobacter kobei genomic stretch:
- a CDS encoding sensor domain-containing diguanylate cyclase, with amino-acid sequence MKDLIFILDSLFTNTTPQFYLASLLILIATDVAGFSAVLVKYYCDNRKKHYLLLSMAFLAGALFYIESTTIIYDATSSHISGFVRTIVKNSNPAIFILARQLCITSIIFVALLVYICDVKGHDTWLKHDSIILMLSVAWIILIYIAACYLFKYAAMPSPVHAAALKNLDYARYVCGGLNLVLFALIVYYNDFNSNIWNSVAALTLTEMLCMLILYVYGHDKVFAWNMIRGVKVTCRLVITIFIIYDALATLKKVCHMKMYDALTKAYNRSYFLEEIEALLTRKNKKDGFCILLMDLDKFKAINDTFGHQKGDTVLQEFAQVIHNCIGSKDIFARLGGDEFAVILPSASENEAQYVADNICKNVANISQLPSVNLPNAITTSIGIYHSNGSENVKEIIGFADLALYEAKREGRNRSIVFDESYYSLTT; translated from the coding sequence ATGAAAGATTTAATTTTTATTCTTGATTCATTGTTTACTAATACTACACCGCAATTCTATTTAGCATCATTACTTATATTAATTGCCACTGACGTAGCCGGATTTTCAGCGGTTCTCGTTAAATATTATTGCGATAATCGTAAAAAACATTATCTTTTGTTGAGCATGGCTTTCCTCGCTGGTGCACTTTTTTACATTGAAAGCACCACCATCATATACGATGCGACGTCATCGCATATCTCCGGCTTTGTAAGAACCATCGTAAAAAACAGCAATCCGGCGATATTTATTCTGGCCAGACAACTGTGCATCACGAGTATTATTTTTGTCGCATTGCTGGTTTATATTTGCGATGTAAAAGGACATGACACCTGGCTGAAACATGACAGTATTATTTTAATGCTGTCAGTGGCATGGATTATCTTAATTTATATTGCTGCCTGTTATCTTTTTAAATACGCCGCCATGCCTTCGCCTGTCCATGCGGCTGCACTAAAAAATCTGGACTATGCCCGCTATGTTTGCGGGGGGCTGAATCTGGTGTTGTTTGCACTGATCGTTTATTACAATGATTTCAACAGTAATATCTGGAACAGCGTAGCTGCACTTACGCTGACAGAGATGCTGTGCATGCTTATCCTGTATGTCTATGGTCACGACAAGGTTTTCGCATGGAATATGATCAGAGGCGTAAAGGTCACTTGCAGATTAGTTATTACGATATTCATCATCTATGACGCCCTCGCCACCTTAAAAAAGGTGTGTCATATGAAAATGTATGATGCGTTAACCAAAGCTTATAACCGAAGCTATTTCCTTGAGGAAATAGAAGCGTTACTGACGCGTAAAAATAAAAAAGACGGTTTTTGTATACTGTTAATGGATCTGGATAAATTTAAGGCGATAAACGACACTTTTGGCCATCAAAAAGGCGATACTGTACTGCAAGAATTTGCGCAGGTAATACATAACTGCATTGGCTCAAAAGACATTTTTGCACGGCTCGGCGGCGATGAATTTGCTGTGATTTTACCCTCAGCATCTGAAAATGAGGCGCAGTATGTTGCTGATAATATCTGTAAGAATGTCGCAAATATTTCTCAACTGCCTTCAGTGAATTTACCCAATGCAATCACTACAAGTATTGGCATTTATCACAGTAACGGTTCGGAAAACGTTAAAGAAATTATCGGTTTTGCTGACCTGGCGCTGTATGAAGCAAAACGTGAAGGCAGAAACAGAAGCATTGTTTTTGATGAGAGTTATTACTCACTGACAACCTGA